Proteins co-encoded in one Kocuria flava genomic window:
- the fdxA gene encoding ferredoxin, giving the protein MTYVIAQPCVDVKDKACVEECPVDCIYEGERSLYIHPDECVDCGACEPVCPVEAIYYEDDTPEEWAEYYKANVEFFDDLGSPGGAAKLGNTHKDHPIIAGLPPQNQGAQ; this is encoded by the coding sequence GTGACCTACGTCATCGCCCAGCCCTGTGTCGACGTGAAGGACAAGGCCTGCGTCGAGGAGTGCCCCGTGGACTGCATCTACGAGGGCGAGCGCTCGCTCTACATCCACCCCGACGAGTGCGTGGACTGCGGGGCCTGCGAGCCGGTCTGCCCCGTCGAGGCCATCTACTACGAGGACGACACCCCGGAGGAGTGGGCCGAGTACTACAAGGCCAACGTCGAGTTCTTCGACGACCTCGGCTCCCCGGGCGGGGCCGCCAAGCTCGGCAACACCCACAAGGACCACCCGATCATCGCCGGCCTGCCCCCGCAGAACCAGGGCGCCCAGTGA
- the dapC gene encoding succinyldiaminopimelate transaminase: MVPYRELAARHPGGVVDLSIGTPVDPTPEVVQRALAAASDAPGYPTTHGTAALREAIAAWYARRRGVPGLDPAAVMPTVGSKELVAWLPLLLGLRPGDVLVRPTVAYPTYDIGARLAGAEAVAADDLDELDADVRARVRLVWINSPGNPTGIVRDLDSVRRIVDQARAQGAVVASDECYAELGWGAWDVQQGGTPVPSVLDPRVTGGDDALLLSAYSMSKQSNVAGYRAAFLAGDATLMRNLVNSRKHAGMIVPAPVQEAMRAGLGDDEHVLAQKARYRSRRERLVPAAEAFGLRVVHSEAGLYLWCTAGEDTWETVRRFAERGVVVGPGVFYGTAGEGFVRLALTASDERIDAAVERLTAV; this comes from the coding sequence ATGGTCCCGTACCGGGAGCTCGCCGCCCGGCACCCCGGCGGGGTCGTGGACCTGTCGATCGGCACGCCCGTCGACCCCACCCCCGAGGTCGTGCAGCGCGCCCTGGCCGCCGCGTCCGACGCACCCGGGTACCCCACCACGCACGGGACCGCCGCCCTGCGCGAGGCGATCGCCGCGTGGTACGCCCGTCGGCGCGGCGTGCCCGGGCTCGACCCGGCCGCCGTGATGCCCACCGTGGGCTCCAAGGAGCTCGTCGCGTGGCTGCCCCTGCTGCTGGGCCTGCGCCCCGGCGACGTGCTCGTGCGCCCCACGGTCGCCTACCCGACCTACGACATCGGCGCCCGCCTGGCCGGGGCCGAGGCGGTCGCCGCCGACGACCTCGACGAGCTCGACGCCGACGTCCGGGCGCGGGTGCGGCTGGTGTGGATCAACTCGCCGGGCAACCCCACCGGCATCGTGCGGGACCTCGACTCCGTGCGCCGGATCGTGGACCAGGCCCGCGCCCAGGGCGCCGTCGTGGCCTCCGACGAGTGCTACGCCGAGCTGGGCTGGGGCGCCTGGGACGTCCAGCAGGGAGGGACGCCCGTCCCCTCCGTGCTCGACCCCCGGGTCACCGGGGGCGACGACGCCCTGCTGCTGTCGGCGTACTCGATGTCCAAGCAGTCCAACGTGGCCGGCTACCGTGCGGCGTTCCTGGCCGGCGACGCCACCCTGATGCGCAACCTCGTCAACTCCCGCAAGCACGCCGGGATGATCGTGCCCGCCCCCGTGCAGGAGGCGATGCGCGCCGGCCTGGGCGACGACGAGCACGTGCTCGCGCAGAAGGCGCGCTACCGCTCCCGCCGGGAGCGGCTCGTGCCGGCCGCCGAGGCGTTCGGGCTGCGCGTCGTCCACTCCGAGGCCGGGCTGTACCTGTGGTGCACCGCCGGCGAGGACACCTGGGAGACCGTCCGGCGCTTCGCCGAGCGGGGCGTCGTCGTCGGCCCCGGCGTGTTCTACGGCACGGCGGGGGAAGGCTTCGTGCGGCTGGCCCTGACCGCCTCCGACGAGCGGATCGACGCCGCCGTCGAGCGCCTGACCGCCGTCTGA
- a CDS encoding PIG-L family deacetylase, which translates to MTQPVPQYPEQGALVREDALPGLLPAGLRPEDARLLFVHAHPDDESIATGATMGHYALLGAQVVLLTMTRGERGEVVPEPLRHLEAERAGDGGTALGLYRVGELDDAAAALGVTDRFFAGEPPARDGSAELPATGGYTDSGMAWGADGRAGPAEDSSPHSLTAADPGAAGAHVAAAVRALRPHVLVTYDDDGGYGHPDHVRTHEVAVRAVALAARPGAGGDAWSVPLVWAAEGEPRPGDARTQAAVHGSAERKRAAMAAHATQLVLDADGTRFALSNGVWQPFSALETYRLLGGDRRQDERPAGDAAAAGPPGAGPGAPGPGTPRAGAGPGPRRDADPPATVVSALATSVLAGLLGGSVATVLHGSIWYSGTGWWLPWGLAFGAALLLCLSVWAGTATHRVWAAAVPGLVAYVLAWLLARGRDGSALVVTDPDAPIGVVGVAWFVVVLATTLLSVLVTARWVRTRRRELRTA; encoded by the coding sequence GTGACGCAGCCCGTCCCGCAGTACCCCGAGCAGGGCGCCCTCGTGCGCGAGGACGCCCTGCCGGGGCTGCTGCCCGCCGGGCTGCGCCCCGAGGACGCCCGGCTCCTGTTCGTCCACGCGCACCCCGACGACGAGTCGATCGCCACCGGCGCCACCATGGGCCACTACGCGCTGCTCGGCGCGCAGGTCGTGCTGCTGACCATGACCCGCGGCGAGCGCGGCGAGGTCGTCCCCGAGCCGCTGCGCCACCTCGAGGCCGAGCGCGCCGGCGACGGCGGCACCGCACTCGGGCTGTACCGGGTGGGGGAGCTGGACGACGCCGCGGCCGCCCTCGGCGTGACCGACCGCTTCTTCGCCGGGGAGCCCCCGGCCCGGGACGGGTCGGCGGAGCTGCCCGCGACCGGCGGCTACACCGACTCGGGCATGGCCTGGGGCGCCGACGGCCGCGCCGGCCCGGCGGAGGACTCCTCGCCGCACAGCCTCACCGCCGCCGACCCGGGGGCGGCGGGCGCCCACGTGGCGGCGGCCGTGCGCGCCCTGCGTCCCCACGTCCTCGTGACCTACGACGACGACGGGGGCTACGGCCACCCCGACCACGTGCGCACGCACGAGGTCGCCGTGCGTGCCGTCGCCCTCGCCGCCCGGCCCGGCGCGGGAGGGGACGCCTGGTCCGTCCCGCTGGTGTGGGCGGCCGAGGGCGAGCCCCGGCCCGGCGACGCCCGGACCCAGGCCGCCGTGCACGGCTCCGCGGAGCGCAAGCGGGCCGCGATGGCCGCCCACGCCACGCAGCTCGTGCTCGACGCCGACGGCACCCGCTTCGCCCTCTCCAATGGCGTGTGGCAGCCCTTCAGCGCCCTCGAGACCTACCGGCTGCTCGGCGGGGACCGCCGCCAGGACGAGCGGCCCGCCGGGGACGCCGCGGCGGCGGGCCCACCCGGCGCGGGTCCCGGGGCCCCCGGACCGGGGACCCCGCGCGCCGGCGCCGGCCCGGGACCGCGGCGGGACGCGGACCCGCCCGCGACCGTGGTCTCGGCCCTGGCCACCTCCGTCCTCGCCGGGCTGCTCGGCGGGTCGGTGGCCACCGTCCTGCACGGGTCCATCTGGTACTCGGGCACGGGCTGGTGGTTGCCCTGGGGGCTCGCCTTCGGCGCGGCCCTGCTGCTGTGCCTGTCCGTCTGGGCCGGGACCGCGACGCACCGCGTGTGGGCCGCCGCCGTGCCGGGGCTCGTCGCCTACGTCCTGGCGTGGCTGCTCGCCCGGGGCCGGGACGGGTCCGCGCTGGTCGTCACCGACCCGGACGCGCCGATCGGCGTGGTGGGCGTGGCCTGGTTCGTCGTGGTCCTCGCCACGACGCTGCTCTCCGTGCTCGTCACGGCCCGCTGGGTGCGCACCCGCCGGCGGGAGCTGCGCACGGCCTGA